A window of Microbacterium sp. BK668 genomic DNA:
ACGTTCGTCAACGACGAGGTCGACGTGATCCTCCTCACCGCGACCGAGGCCTCGGGCTGGGAGGACTCGCTCCAGCTCGCGCAGGAGGCCGAGATCCCCGTCATCCTGCTCGACCGCGGCGTCGACGCCGATGAGGACCTCTACGTCACGCGCATCGCTCCCGACAACGTCAAGGTCGCCGGCTCGGTCGGTGACTGGGCCGTCCAGACCTACCCCGAGGGCGCGTCCTACTACGTCCTGGAGGGCGTTCCCGGACTGTCGGTCGTCAACGAGCGCAACGAAGGCTTCGACGCGGCGATCGAGGGCAAGGACGGCTGGAACAAGATCGGCGCCCAGACGGCCAACTGGACCGCGGACGAGGGCAAGTCGGTCATCGAGACCGTGCTCAAGGACAACCCTGACCTTCAGTTCATCTTCGCCCAGAACGACGAGATGGGCATCGGCGCGGCTGCTGCCGTGACCGCCGCGGGTCTGGTCCCGGGCACCGACGTCAAGATCGCCACGATCGACGGCACCACGCCCGCGCTCGAGGCGCTCGCCGCCGGCGACCTGAGCTTCGTGGCGCAGTACAACCCGTTCTTCGGCGACCTCGCCGTCGACGCCGTGAACAAGGCGCTCGCGGGCGACAGCGTCGAGAAGACGATCGTCGTCCCGGGTGAGACGTTCGACTCGGCCGAGGCCGGTCAGGCGGCGATCGACGAGGGCAAGGGCTTCTGATCCGACGCAGCGTCGGTTAGAGACAGAGCAATGCGAGCGGGGGCGGCCGTTCTGGGCAGCCCCCGCTCGTCCCTGTCCACCTCCCGAAAATCCGCAGGCAGCAACAAGGAGTCCAGCGATGATTGAACCGATCGCGATCGTCGAGGTCCGCGACGCGTCCATCACATTCCCGGGCGTCAAGGCACTCGACGAGGTCAGCTTCCGGCTTCTCCCGGGCGAGGTCCACACCCTGATGGGTGAGAACGGCGCGGGAAAGTCCACGCTCATCAAGGCGCTGACCGGTGTCTACCAGATCGACTCCGGCGAGATCGTCGTGAACGGCGAAGTGCGCAGCTTCTCCGGCACCGCGTCCGCGCAGGCCGCGGGTATCTCCACGGTCTACCAGGAGGTCAACCTCTGCACCAACCTCACGATTGGCGAGAACGTCATGCTCGGCCACGAGGTCCGCGGCATCGGCGGCGTCAACTGGCGCAAGACGCACGCCCTGGCCCGTGAGGCGCTCGCGCGCATGGGTCTCGGCGACCTCGATCCCCGCGCGCCCCTGTCCTCCATCTCCCTCGCGATGCAGCAGCTCGTCGCGATCAGCCGCGCCATGGTCACCGACTCGAAGGTGCTGATCCTCGACGAGCCGACGTCGAGCCTCGACGCCAACGAGGTCGAGGTGCTCTTCAGCGTCATCCGGCGCCTTCGCGATCAGGGCGTCGCGATCCTCTTCGTCTCCCACTTCCTCGACCAGGTCTACGCGATCAGCGACCGCATCACGGTTCTGCGCAACGGCCGATTCGTCGGCGAGTACCTGACGCGCGACCTCGACCGGACCCAGCTCATCTCCAAGATGATCGGCAAGGACTTCGAATCGCTGCGCGCGCTCGGCTCGAACCGTCAGACCGAGGTCCGCGACCGGACGCAGACGCCGATCTTCGCGGCGGAAGGACTCGGCCGGAAGGGCTCGATCGAGCCCACCGACGTCGAGGTCCACGCGGGCGAGGTCGTCGGCTTCGCGGGTCTTCTCGGCGCGGGCCGGACGGAGCTCGCGCGGCTGATCGCCGGCGCCGACAAGGCCGACTCCGGCTCTGTGGAGGTCCGCGGCAAGAAGGTCGCGCTCAACTCTCCGGTGACCGGGCTCGCTCACGGCATCGCGTACTCGACCGAGAACCGTCGCGAGGACGGCATCGTCGGGGACCTCAGCATCCGCGAGAACATCATGCTGGCCGTTCAGGCTCGGCGCGGCTGGTTCCGCCGCGTGCCGGCGCGCGAGGTCGACCAGCTCGTCTCCACGTACATGGAGCGCTTCAGCGTGCGCCCCAACGACCCGAGCCGTCCTATCCGCCTGCTCTCGGGCGGCAACCAGCAGAAGGTGCTCCTCGGCCGGTGGCTCGCCACCAACCCCGAGCTGCTGCTGCTCGACGAGCCCACCCGCGGAATCGACGTCGGCGCCAAGGCCGACATCCAGGAGACCGTCGCCGAGCTCGCTGAAGGCGGCATGGGCGTCGTGTTCATCTCGTCCGAGCTCGAAGAGGTCGTCCGCCTCTCCGAGCGCATCGTCATCCTCAAGGACCACCAGAAGGTCGGCGAGGTCGTGAACGGCCCGGAGGTGACCGCGGAGAGCATCGTGTCGGTCATCGCGACGGAATCAGGCGCGAAGGCGGAGGCTCAGGCCGATGTCCTCGCCGAGGAGGTCGCCGACGGCGAAGACGGCGTCCGCAACGAAGGGAACGCGTCATGAGCCGCGTCAAGACCGCACTCCGGACCCCGTGGTTCTGGGCCATCATCGGCATCGCGGTGCTGCTGCTGATCAACACGATCAAGAACCCCGCCTATCTCGCCGTCAGCGTCAACCCGACGACGGGGATGCTGACGGGCAACGTCCTCGACATCCTCCGCGTGTCGGCGCCGATCATCATGATCGCTCTGGGCATGACCTTCGTCATAGCGACCAAGGGCATCGACCTCTCGGTCGGCTCGATGATGGCTGTCGGCGGCGCGGTGGCGATGGAGACCCTCTCCACCCTGAACGACCCGACCTCGGTGGGTGCCATGTTCACC
This region includes:
- a CDS encoding substrate-binding domain-containing protein, which produces MAHNKRMLGALGFIGAGVLALGLAGCSGGDDGAASGDAGGDGDLTTVGFVAVGPEGGWRNANEEAIKDAFSEEAGFDLKYAPAASPTDQKSQIDAFSTFVNDEVDVILLTATEASGWEDSLQLAQEAEIPVILLDRGVDADEDLYVTRIAPDNVKVAGSVGDWAVQTYPEGASYYVLEGVPGLSVVNERNEGFDAAIEGKDGWNKIGAQTANWTADEGKSVIETVLKDNPDLQFIFAQNDEMGIGAAAAVTAAGLVPGTDVKIATIDGTTPALEALAAGDLSFVAQYNPFFGDLAVDAVNKALAGDSVEKTIVVPGETFDSAEAGQAAIDEGKGF
- a CDS encoding sugar ABC transporter ATP-binding protein; translation: MIEPIAIVEVRDASITFPGVKALDEVSFRLLPGEVHTLMGENGAGKSTLIKALTGVYQIDSGEIVVNGEVRSFSGTASAQAAGISTVYQEVNLCTNLTIGENVMLGHEVRGIGGVNWRKTHALAREALARMGLGDLDPRAPLSSISLAMQQLVAISRAMVTDSKVLILDEPTSSLDANEVEVLFSVIRRLRDQGVAILFVSHFLDQVYAISDRITVLRNGRFVGEYLTRDLDRTQLISKMIGKDFESLRALGSNRQTEVRDRTQTPIFAAEGLGRKGSIEPTDVEVHAGEVVGFAGLLGAGRTELARLIAGADKADSGSVEVRGKKVALNSPVTGLAHGIAYSTENRREDGIVGDLSIRENIMLAVQARRGWFRRVPAREVDQLVSTYMERFSVRPNDPSRPIRLLSGGNQQKVLLGRWLATNPELLLLDEPTRGIDVGAKADIQETVAELAEGGMGVVFISSELEEVVRLSERIVILKDHQKVGEVVNGPEVTAESIVSVIATESGAKAEAQADVLAEEVADGEDGVRNEGNAS